The proteins below are encoded in one region of Marinobacter sp. F4206:
- a CDS encoding universal stress protein — translation MKIMIAYDGSRNARLALAQTITMFRDLKPQLILVAVAENPRDITSGNEDLFQQEVSELKGYLNEAMEVCQNEDVGAETMLLEGDPRKMLLYAAEKKVHPEMLVIARHSHEPDGGFIARSLTCFVDELDYMTFGSVSSFLARRIQCPLLILPSR, via the coding sequence ATGAAAATCATGATTGCCTACGACGGATCTCGGAACGCCAGATTGGCGCTGGCCCAGACGATCACCATGTTCCGCGACCTGAAGCCCCAGCTCATTCTGGTGGCGGTTGCCGAGAACCCTCGGGATATTACCTCCGGCAACGAAGACCTGTTCCAGCAGGAAGTGTCGGAACTCAAAGGCTACCTGAACGAAGCCATGGAGGTGTGCCAGAACGAAGACGTCGGTGCCGAGACCATGCTGCTGGAGGGCGACCCGCGCAAGATGCTGCTGTACGCCGCCGAGAAAAAAGTCCATCCGGAGATGCTGGTGATTGCGCGCCACAGCCATGAACCGGATGGCGGCTTCATCGCCCGCTCCCTCACCTGTTTTGTGGACGAACTGGATTACATGACCTTCGGCAGCGTGAGTTCGTTTCTCGCCCGACGGATTCAGTGCCCGCTTCTTATCCTACCCAGCCGTTGA
- a CDS encoding antiporter — protein MANSTADAGSTGVKDRTNADIEHWDVENPQFWEEQGKGIATRNLWISIPSLLMGFAVWLMWGMITTQMKNLGFPFSVEQLFTLSAIAGLSGATLRIPASFMIKIAGGRNTVFLTTSLLMLPALGTGLALMNPDTPFIVFQALALLSGIGGGNFACSMSNISTFYPKSKQGYGLGMNAGLGNFGVTTMQVVIPLVMTVGIFGALAGDPMQLQSPSGTLIGRIEAGTDTWIQNAGFIWLLFLIPLAFASWFGMNNLKVVTPNPGSPISAFSKILGLYGVGLLTSIAGVWALQMMNMWLALPVTIVLTVVLLRLIPGDIKPNIKNQFAIFSNKHTWSMTVLYILTFGSFIGFSAALPLSITVIFGNMMEVAADGTMTRVVNPDAPSALTWAWMGPFVGALIRPVGGWISDKVGGSIVTQIISVVMVAASVATGYVMMLAYNSTDPNTYFAPFLILFIIMFAASGIGNGSTFRSIGFIFDQQQKGPVLGWTSAVAAYGAFIAPRVMGQEIQAGTPEVAMYGFAVFYAVCLLVNWWFYLRKNAYIKNP, from the coding sequence ATGGCCAATAGCACCGCTGACGCCGGATCCACTGGCGTTAAAGACAGAACCAACGCCGACATCGAACACTGGGATGTCGAAAACCCACAATTCTGGGAGGAACAGGGCAAAGGCATTGCCACCCGCAACCTCTGGATCTCCATTCCCAGCCTGCTGATGGGCTTCGCCGTCTGGCTGATGTGGGGGATGATCACCACCCAGATGAAAAACCTGGGTTTCCCTTTCTCCGTTGAACAACTCTTTACCCTGAGCGCGATCGCCGGTCTCTCCGGCGCGACCCTCCGGATTCCGGCCTCCTTCATGATCAAGATTGCCGGTGGCCGCAACACGGTGTTTCTCACCACGTCGCTGCTGATGCTTCCTGCCCTGGGTACCGGCCTCGCCCTGATGAATCCGGACACCCCCTTTATTGTGTTCCAGGCTCTGGCTCTGCTCTCCGGTATCGGCGGCGGCAACTTCGCCTGCTCCATGAGTAACATCAGCACCTTCTACCCGAAGAGCAAGCAGGGTTATGGCCTCGGCATGAACGCCGGGCTCGGTAACTTTGGCGTCACCACGATGCAGGTTGTAATTCCCCTGGTCATGACCGTTGGCATCTTCGGCGCACTGGCCGGCGACCCGATGCAACTGCAAAGCCCCAGTGGCACCCTGATTGGTCGCATTGAAGCCGGCACCGACACCTGGATCCAGAATGCCGGATTCATCTGGTTGCTATTCCTGATTCCCCTGGCGTTCGCCAGCTGGTTCGGGATGAACAACCTGAAAGTGGTCACACCCAACCCGGGCAGCCCGATTTCCGCCTTCAGCAAGATCCTCGGTCTCTACGGCGTCGGTCTGCTGACGTCCATCGCCGGCGTCTGGGCACTGCAGATGATGAACATGTGGCTGGCATTGCCGGTGACCATTGTGCTGACCGTGGTGCTCTTGCGACTGATCCCGGGCGACATCAAGCCGAACATCAAGAACCAGTTCGCGATATTCAGCAACAAGCACACCTGGTCGATGACCGTGCTGTACATCCTCACCTTTGGCTCGTTCATCGGTTTCTCTGCCGCCCTGCCGCTGTCCATCACCGTCATTTTTGGCAATATGATGGAAGTCGCCGCGGACGGCACCATGACCCGCGTCGTTAATCCAGATGCGCCCAGCGCTCTCACCTGGGCCTGGATGGGCCCGTTCGTCGGTGCCCTGATCCGGCCGGTTGGCGGCTGGATTTCCGACAAGGTCGGCGGCTCCATCGTGACCCAGATTATCTCGGTGGTGATGGTGGCTGCGTCGGTCGCAACCGGCTATGTGATGATGCTGGCGTACAACAGCACCGATCCGAATACCTACTTCGCGCCCTTCCTGATCCTCTTCATCATCATGTTCGCGGCCAGTGGTATCGGTAACGGCTCCACCTTCCGCAGCATCGGTTTCATCTTTGACCAGCAGCAGAAGGGCCCGGTGCTGGGCTGGACCTCAGCCGTTGCCGCCTACGGCGCGTTCATTGCACCGCGGGTGATGGGTCAGGAGATTCAGGCAGGAACACCGGAAGTCGCCATGTACGGTTTTGCGGTCTTCTACGCTGTATGCCTGCTGGTTAACTGGTGGTTCTATCTGCGCAAGAACGCCTACATCAAGAACCCGTAA
- a CDS encoding SirB2 family protein: MSAYLILKHLHVTTALITVILFAVRLLMDLVGRPGWRQTPLRWIPHANDTVLLTAAIGLVIVTPWMPLVHGWLTAKVVLLIGYIFAGVFALKPSLGIPVRVVAAILALVQVAAIFHLALSKPVFG; this comes from the coding sequence ATGAGTGCGTATCTGATCCTGAAACACCTGCACGTGACCACAGCGTTGATTACGGTCATCCTGTTTGCCGTCCGTTTACTGATGGATCTTGTCGGCAGGCCCGGTTGGCGTCAGACGCCACTGCGCTGGATCCCCCATGCTAATGACACCGTCCTGCTCACGGCGGCCATAGGGCTGGTAATCGTGACGCCATGGATGCCCCTCGTTCACGGCTGGTTGACAGCCAAGGTTGTCCTGCTGATCGGCTATATCTTTGCCGGTGTGTTTGCCCTGAAGCCCAGCCTTGGCATACCAGTTCGGGTAGTTGCCGCCATTCTGGCTCTGGTGCAAGTGGCGGCGATCTTCCATCTGGCGCTGTCCAAGCCGGTCTTTGGCTGA
- a CDS encoding EVE domain-containing protein, whose translation MAKWLVKTEPSECGIDDFADAPEKCIPWDGVRNYQARNFLREMAEGDEVFVYHSSCKHIGIAGIVRVVKGAYPDPTQYHAASPYHDPRSTPDQPRWQAVDMKFVRKLPRLIPLDEIKSLPGLEELPLVRKGSRLSVMPVSEDEWQIVLAQA comes from the coding sequence ATGGCTAAGTGGCTGGTCAAGACAGAACCTTCCGAGTGCGGCATCGATGACTTCGCAGACGCACCCGAAAAATGCATTCCCTGGGATGGCGTGCGTAATTACCAGGCAAGAAATTTCCTACGCGAGATGGCGGAAGGCGATGAAGTGTTTGTCTATCATTCCAGCTGCAAACACATCGGCATCGCCGGTATTGTGAGAGTGGTCAAAGGCGCCTATCCAGACCCGACCCAGTATCATGCCGCCTCTCCCTACCACGATCCCAGGAGCACCCCGGACCAGCCTCGGTGGCAAGCGGTGGACATGAAATTTGTTCGGAAACTCCCCCGGCTAATCCCTCTGGACGAGATCAAATCCTTGCCCGGACTGGAGGAGTTGCCACTGGTTCGAAAAGGCAGTCGACTCTCGGTTATGCCGGTCAGTGAGGATGAATGGCAGATTGTTCTTGCGCAGGCCTGA
- a CDS encoding nitrate/nitrite transporter, with product MTTPTQPQQYRALGLSTFSFTLCFAVWTIFSIIGIRIAEDLSLSDTQLGLLMATPILTGSISRLFLGIWTDRYGGRWVFGILMLTTAACVYLLTLATTYPMLLVGALGVGLAGGSFIVGVAYTAAWFEPARQGTALGIFGAGNVGSAVTNFGAPFLLVALGWEHTAQVYATVLAIMGVLFILLAKEDPLAAERRGAKAKSFMEQMEPLRELRVWRFALYYFFVFGAFVAMALWLPHYLIGVYGLDIKTAGMIAALYTIPASLFRILGGWLSDRFGARRVMYWTFGASVICSFLLSYPPTDYIVHGIEGDVRFTLDMTLPMFVALIFTLGFFMSLGKAAVYKHIPVYYPMHVGAVGGVVGMIGGLGGFILPLAFGVLNDVTGIWQSCFMLMFVIVAAALIWMHYAIRKAERVEWAAQEERTDLPELATPHLFYPLNRPHRPELPSSMPPGVKQ from the coding sequence ATGACGACCCCGACACAGCCACAGCAGTACCGCGCCCTGGGTTTATCGACATTCTCGTTCACCCTGTGCTTTGCGGTCTGGACCATCTTCTCCATCATCGGCATCCGCATTGCCGAGGACCTCTCGCTCTCGGATACCCAGCTCGGGTTGCTGATGGCGACCCCGATCCTGACCGGCTCCATCAGCCGTTTATTCCTCGGCATCTGGACGGACCGATATGGCGGCCGCTGGGTATTCGGGATCCTGATGCTTACCACCGCCGCGTGCGTCTACCTTCTGACCCTGGCTACCACCTACCCGATGCTGCTCGTGGGGGCGCTTGGTGTGGGTCTGGCCGGGGGTTCGTTCATCGTGGGCGTGGCCTACACCGCCGCCTGGTTTGAGCCGGCGCGCCAGGGCACCGCGCTGGGGATATTCGGCGCCGGCAACGTTGGCTCCGCCGTAACCAACTTCGGCGCCCCCTTCCTGCTGGTGGCTCTGGGTTGGGAGCATACTGCGCAGGTCTACGCCACGGTCCTGGCGATCATGGGGGTTCTGTTCATCCTGCTGGCCAAGGAGGATCCGCTGGCGGCCGAGCGCAGGGGCGCGAAGGCGAAGTCATTCATGGAGCAGATGGAGCCGCTACGGGAACTCAGGGTGTGGCGCTTTGCCCTGTACTATTTCTTTGTCTTCGGGGCCTTTGTCGCCATGGCGCTGTGGCTGCCGCACTACCTGATCGGCGTTTACGGCCTGGACATCAAGACCGCCGGCATGATCGCCGCCCTGTACACCATCCCGGCCTCGCTGTTCCGTATCCTCGGCGGCTGGCTATCGGACCGTTTCGGCGCCCGGAGGGTCATGTACTGGACCTTTGGCGCCTCGGTCATCTGCAGCTTCCTGCTCAGCTATCCGCCCACCGATTACATCGTCCATGGCATTGAGGGCGACGTCAGATTCACTCTGGACATGACCCTGCCCATGTTCGTGGCACTGATCTTCACGCTCGGTTTTTTCATGTCCCTTGGCAAGGCTGCGGTGTACAAGCACATTCCGGTGTATTACCCCATGCACGTGGGCGCGGTTGGAGGCGTCGTGGGCATGATCGGTGGCTTGGGGGGCTTTATCCTGCCCCTGGCATTTGGCGTGCTGAATGACGTAACCGGCATCTGGCAGAGCTGCTTTATGTTGATGTTCGTTATCGTCGCCGCCGCCCTGATCTGGATGCATTACGCGATCCGTAAGGCCGAGCGTGTGGAGTGGGCTGCCCAGGAAGAGCGCACCGACCTGCCGGAGCTGGCCACCCCACATCTGTTCTACCCGCTGAACCGCCCTCACCGGCCGGAGCTTCCGTCATCCATGCCGCCGGGCGTGAAGCAATGA
- a CDS encoding NnrS family protein has product MPPGEKNVHAFWLFFPAASVLAAIAVPLSIRAVLSGTGWPSGLTGAGHGHELIFGFALALIAGYTLGPQPRRILLPLFALWLLARVSWLLAPDTALAQLLSPAFALALARYAVPRFSAAKKWRNKAAAPLILLLCLLAVGFLISRDANRHLPFSFPDAHQLMQSAILGLLMLMTFIGGRVIAPAVAGTLEKQGIPLKARVQPHIEGTLILLLSASVALSLVSAPALLIGFLLLATAVGIIIRSVRWKLWLCRKRPDLLVLAAGYLWLAIGAGMTGLHLLAGASPVPALHLITIGALGTLSTSVMLRLAWQRSHRMFPPAWQALTSGAAIATSAISRYLAGPTPFNEPGWLWLSSSLWSLAFLGVAVQLLMLAGSSKNRRK; this is encoded by the coding sequence ATGCCCCCAGGTGAAAAGAATGTTCATGCCTTCTGGCTATTTTTCCCGGCAGCATCGGTTCTGGCCGCCATCGCGGTGCCTCTTTCAATTAGGGCTGTCCTGTCGGGTACCGGCTGGCCTTCGGGTCTGACCGGTGCGGGCCACGGACATGAACTGATCTTCGGTTTTGCTCTGGCACTGATTGCCGGCTACACCCTTGGCCCACAGCCTCGTCGAATTCTGCTTCCGCTTTTTGCGTTGTGGCTACTGGCCAGGGTCAGTTGGCTACTCGCCCCCGATACCGCCCTTGCACAGTTGCTAAGCCCCGCGTTTGCTCTGGCGCTGGCGCGATACGCCGTGCCCCGCTTCAGCGCAGCCAAGAAATGGCGCAACAAAGCAGCCGCCCCCCTGATCCTCTTACTTTGCCTGCTGGCCGTGGGATTCCTGATCAGCCGGGACGCGAATCGCCATTTGCCATTTTCATTTCCAGACGCACACCAGCTCATGCAGAGTGCCATCCTCGGTCTGCTGATGCTGATGACATTTATCGGGGGGCGAGTGATTGCTCCGGCCGTTGCCGGAACTCTGGAGAAGCAGGGAATCCCCCTTAAAGCGCGCGTTCAGCCTCATATCGAGGGCACACTTATTCTCCTGCTCTCGGCATCTGTGGCGCTAAGCCTTGTTTCCGCGCCAGCGCTGCTTATTGGCTTCCTGCTTCTGGCAACAGCGGTGGGTATCATTATTCGTAGCGTCCGCTGGAAACTCTGGCTGTGCCGAAAGAGACCAGACTTGCTGGTCCTGGCTGCCGGCTACCTGTGGTTGGCTATCGGAGCCGGAATGACCGGGCTGCATCTCCTTGCGGGCGCATCCCCGGTCCCGGCATTGCACCTGATCACCATCGGCGCTCTGGGTACGCTGTCGACCAGTGTTATGCTCCGGCTTGCTTGGCAGCGGTCACATCGGATGTTTCCGCCTGCCTGGCAGGCACTTACCTCCGGCGCTGCCATCGCGACTTCGGCGATCAGCCGCTACCTCGCCGGTCCAACCCCGTTCAACGAGCCTGGGTGGTTATGGCTCTCGAGCAGCCTCTGGTCCTTAGCTTTTCTGGGTGTTGCGGTGCAACTGCTCATGCTGGCGGGATCCTCAAAAAATCGGCGGAAATGA
- a CDS encoding ion transporter: MSPEMNSATGFNQLRRIESSKLFQGIVIAIIILSALTIGAKTYDLPPFVEQSLTVMDNAITAFFLIEILFRFAACPTKRRFLLDGWNLFDTIVVIGSLIPLDNSEAVLLGRLLRVFRVLRLVSVVPELRFLINSLLKAIPRMGYIALLMFIIFYIYAAMGAIFFAKVDPELWGDVAIAMLTLFRVATFEDWTDVMYATMEQYPLSWLYYLTFIFLTAFVFLNMMIGAILEVMSEEQNAEEAQKAHDERDEIARQLQSVQTQLEELTRQISERR; encoded by the coding sequence ATGTCCCCGGAAATGAATTCCGCCACGGGTTTCAATCAGCTACGCCGAATCGAATCCAGCAAGCTCTTCCAGGGCATCGTCATTGCCATCATCATCCTGTCGGCGCTGACCATTGGCGCCAAAACCTACGATCTGCCCCCGTTCGTGGAGCAGAGCCTGACAGTGATGGATAATGCCATCACGGCGTTCTTTCTGATCGAGATCCTGTTTCGCTTTGCCGCCTGCCCCACCAAACGCCGTTTTCTGCTCGACGGCTGGAACCTTTTCGACACCATAGTGGTCATCGGCAGCCTGATCCCGCTGGACAATTCGGAGGCGGTGCTGCTGGGTCGTTTGCTGCGAGTCTTCCGGGTACTGCGCCTGGTTTCCGTCGTGCCCGAACTGCGATTCCTGATCAACTCGCTGCTCAAGGCCATCCCGCGCATGGGCTACATTGCGCTGCTGATGTTCATCATTTTCTACATCTACGCCGCCATGGGGGCGATATTCTTCGCGAAAGTGGATCCGGAGCTTTGGGGCGATGTCGCCATCGCGATGCTGACCCTGTTCCGGGTTGCCACCTTTGAGGACTGGACCGACGTCATGTACGCCACCATGGAGCAGTACCCGCTCAGCTGGCTGTACTACCTGACCTTCATCTTCCTAACCGCGTTCGTGTTCCTGAACATGATGATCGGGGCCATCCTGGAAGTGATGAGCGAGGAACAGAATGCCGAGGAGGCCCAGAAGGCCCACGACGAACGCGACGAGATCGCCCGTCAGCTCCAGTCGGTACAAACCCAGCTAGAGGAACTGACCCGGCAAATATCGGAACGGCGCTGA
- a CDS encoding globin, whose translation MSFDDIFDESYDRALLTSPNGIEFFEAFYRRFLKSSAEVRILFRNTDMTAQRRMLKKSFFSLIAFYASGTIDDVLRRIAYLHSADQLNIKPHLYDLWLECLIDTVAVYDPEFCDDVELAWRLILSPGITYMKFGYDHF comes from the coding sequence ATGTCTTTCGATGATATCTTTGACGAAAGCTATGACCGCGCCCTGCTCACGTCGCCCAATGGCATTGAGTTCTTTGAAGCCTTCTACCGGCGATTTCTGAAATCCTCGGCAGAAGTCCGCATATTATTCCGCAATACCGACATGACGGCACAACGCCGGATGCTGAAGAAATCGTTCTTCAGCCTGATCGCATTCTATGCCAGTGGCACCATTGACGATGTACTGCGAAGGATCGCTTACCTGCACAGCGCCGACCAGCTCAATATAAAACCCCACCTTTACGATCTCTGGCTGGAATGCCTGATCGACACCGTCGCGGTGTACGATCCCGAATTCTGCGATGACGTCGAACTGGCCTGGCGGCTCATTCTGAGCCCCGGAATCACTTACATGAAGTTCGGATACGACCACTTCTGA
- a CDS encoding SRPBCC family protein: MNETDLIIQGDLELRDGRVEIHLERELEHSPARVWEMLTDSVCLARWLAPGVIQLHPGGRVQLDFGNSGTPIDCRLRACEPQRLLAYSWSAGDDPERPLTWILDPLGESSGATRLRLTVSLPNDDLVPIAGAGWDAHLEMLMAALEGISIHFPADRFRHAREFFADLAKDKLAA, from the coding sequence ATGAATGAAACAGATCTGATCATCCAAGGCGATTTGGAGTTGCGTGATGGCCGGGTGGAAATTCACCTGGAGCGAGAACTCGAGCATTCACCCGCGCGGGTATGGGAGATGTTGACCGATTCCGTTTGCCTCGCTCGCTGGCTGGCGCCGGGAGTGATTCAGTTGCATCCCGGGGGCAGGGTTCAGCTGGATTTCGGCAACAGTGGTACGCCCATCGATTGCCGGCTCCGCGCCTGCGAGCCGCAGCGCCTTCTGGCCTATTCCTGGAGCGCCGGAGATGATCCGGAACGGCCACTCACCTGGATCCTCGATCCCCTGGGCGAATCCTCTGGCGCGACCCGGCTTCGATTGACGGTGTCCCTGCCCAATGACGACCTGGTTCCTATCGCCGGCGCCGGCTGGGATGCCCATCTGGAAATGCTCATGGCCGCGCTTGAGGGCATCAGTATTCATTTTCCGGCTGATCGCTTCCGCCATGCCCGGGAGTTTTTTGCCGACCTGGCCAAAGACAAACTGGCGGCGTGA
- a CDS encoding NnrS family protein, which produces MKAIPNSGTMESASIRQLFSYPFRIFFLSMSILALLVIPVWVMLVTGALSLPLAMPGIFWHQHEMLFGFLSAAIAGFLLTAVCVWTQTPRTHGSRLVALWGVWLAGRLLLAFGSSLPDWLVHTVNLAFLPLVMLDAGWRIWHARQERQLLIMVVLGLLWLMQVGFVLELDMTYSYGALIMAMALISIIGGRITPAFSSGWMRQQGLDPSSIRIVPALDLASLVAMILLMATLVLGWQTASGLLAIGAAILMAVRLVGWKGWLTRREPLLWILHLSILWVPVALALLAGTLLADWPSNAWSHAAGAGAVSCLILGVIARVSLGHSGRPLILPRGMVLAFVAIHLAAAIRVLTALTLIPWHPGIGISTLLWLLAFGLFLVRYTGILASPRPDGKEG; this is translated from the coding sequence ATGAAGGCCATTCCTAACTCAGGCACAATGGAATCCGCCAGCATCCGCCAGCTATTCAGTTACCCGTTCCGCATTTTCTTCCTGTCCATGAGCATTCTGGCGCTCCTGGTCATTCCGGTCTGGGTGATGCTGGTGACAGGCGCCCTCAGCCTGCCCCTGGCCATGCCGGGCATTTTCTGGCACCAGCACGAGATGCTGTTCGGTTTCCTGTCCGCTGCCATCGCCGGATTTCTGCTGACTGCCGTTTGTGTCTGGACCCAGACCCCTCGTACCCACGGCAGCAGACTCGTCGCTCTATGGGGCGTCTGGCTTGCCGGCCGGCTGTTGCTGGCCTTCGGCAGCAGCCTGCCGGACTGGCTGGTCCATACCGTCAACCTGGCATTCCTGCCCCTGGTAATGCTGGATGCGGGCTGGCGCATCTGGCATGCAAGACAAGAGCGGCAATTGTTGATCATGGTAGTACTGGGGCTATTGTGGCTGATGCAGGTCGGGTTCGTACTCGAACTGGACATGACCTACAGTTACGGCGCACTGATTATGGCCATGGCGCTGATCAGCATCATCGGCGGTCGCATCACGCCGGCATTTTCCTCAGGCTGGATGCGCCAGCAGGGCCTGGATCCCTCCTCCATCAGAATCGTGCCCGCCCTCGACCTGGCGTCACTGGTTGCGATGATTCTGCTCATGGCCACTTTGGTTCTGGGCTGGCAAACCGCCAGTGGCTTACTCGCCATCGGCGCGGCAATCCTGATGGCGGTTCGGCTGGTCGGCTGGAAGGGCTGGCTTACCCGCAGAGAACCATTGTTGTGGATCCTGCACCTGTCGATTCTCTGGGTTCCGGTGGCCTTGGCATTACTGGCCGGCACCCTCCTGGCAGACTGGCCCTCCAACGCCTGGAGCCACGCCGCCGGAGCCGGTGCGGTCAGTTGCCTCATTCTGGGCGTGATTGCCCGGGTATCCCTCGGTCACAGTGGCCGCCCCCTGATTTTGCCACGAGGCATGGTTCTGGCGTTCGTGGCCATTCATCTGGCCGCCGCCATCCGCGTGCTGACGGCACTGACCCTGATTCCCTGGCATCCGGGCATTGGCATCAGCACCCTGCTGTGGCTATTGGCCTTCGGTCTATTCCTAGTGCGCTATACGGGGATCCTGGCCTCGCCCAGACCGGATGGGAAAGAGGGGTGA
- a CDS encoding Yip1 family protein, producing MNISHLIKMPFSEGGGWQELRRMDLSIPLLAWVIVVPMSFLPPVLLYYAGTQYGDSFMAGFGEKEWRLITTILFLAELLTFFVMGWLIHAVLEGHKLEIGYRDAYLLAAIAPLPLWLSSLALLVPVLMVSVVAVLVAMFLTCALIYQGVRAICHRTDNDVVAMSATYTVMAASLLAWGVLMAMVWAF from the coding sequence ATGAACATCAGTCATCTGATTAAAATGCCGTTTTCTGAAGGCGGCGGGTGGCAGGAGTTACGCCGCATGGATCTTTCAATCCCGTTGCTGGCCTGGGTGATCGTCGTCCCCATGTCTTTCCTCCCGCCGGTGCTTCTGTATTACGCCGGTACCCAGTACGGAGACAGTTTTATGGCCGGCTTCGGCGAGAAGGAGTGGCGGCTGATAACCACTATCCTGTTTTTGGCGGAACTGCTGACCTTTTTTGTGATGGGTTGGCTTATCCATGCGGTTCTGGAGGGGCATAAACTTGAAATCGGCTATCGGGATGCCTACCTGCTGGCGGCAATCGCGCCACTGCCTCTTTGGCTTTCGTCGTTGGCATTGCTGGTCCCGGTGCTGATGGTGAGCGTTGTGGCGGTGCTTGTCGCCATGTTTCTCACCTGTGCCCTGATCTATCAGGGCGTACGCGCGATCTGTCACCGGACGGATAACGATGTGGTAGCCATGTCGGCCACCTATACCGTGATGGCCGCCTCTTTGCTGGCGTGGGGAGTTCTGATGGCGATGGTCTGGGCGTTCTGA
- a CDS encoding MFS transporter → MKVADVFHFRNAEIKALHLTWIAFFITFYVWFNMAPLASSMLKSVDWLTTDDIRLFAICNVALTIPARIIVGMALDRFGPRRVFSVLMVLMAIPALVFAFGNTMTQLLVSRLVLSSIGASFVVGIHMTAMWFKPKDIGFAEGFYAGWGNFGSAAAAISLPTIALHMYGGEDGWRWAIAQSAIVMAAYGIYYWFAITDGPVGTVHRKPRKAVALEVSTWGDMVKLILWTIPLVGVLGILVWRIQNMGYLSVTGATICYAVIIAIVCYQIIQILRVNVPILKKGVPEDDKYPFNSVAALNSTYFANFGAELAVVSMLPMFFEETWSLSATAAGLIAASFAFVNLVARPMGGLVSDRLGNRRFVMLSYMFGISVGFALMGLMNSSWPLIIAVGITVFTSFFVQGAEGATFGIIPSIKRRLTGQISGMAGAYGNVGAVVYLTIFTFVTPTQFFYIIAAGAFISWVLCVMWLKEPESGFAEEYQVSSVDLQIEEEERRRQAAATAG, encoded by the coding sequence ATGAAAGTCGCTGACGTCTTCCACTTCAGGAACGCCGAGATCAAGGCGCTGCACCTGACCTGGATTGCATTCTTTATAACCTTTTACGTGTGGTTCAACATGGCGCCGCTGGCATCAAGCATGCTAAAGAGCGTCGACTGGCTGACCACCGACGATATCCGCCTGTTCGCCATCTGTAACGTGGCGCTGACGATTCCCGCCCGGATCATCGTGGGCATGGCCCTGGACCGCTTCGGCCCGCGTCGGGTGTTCTCGGTGCTGATGGTGTTGATGGCCATCCCGGCGCTGGTGTTCGCGTTTGGTAATACCATGACCCAGTTGCTCGTCAGCCGGCTGGTACTCAGCTCCATTGGCGCCAGCTTCGTGGTGGGCATTCACATGACCGCCATGTGGTTCAAGCCCAAGGACATCGGCTTTGCCGAAGGCTTCTACGCCGGCTGGGGCAATTTCGGCTCTGCGGCTGCGGCCATTTCCCTGCCGACCATCGCCCTGCACATGTACGGCGGTGAGGACGGCTGGCGCTGGGCCATCGCCCAGAGCGCGATTGTGATGGCGGCCTACGGTATCTACTACTGGTTCGCGATCACCGATGGCCCCGTTGGTACGGTGCACCGCAAGCCGCGCAAAGCGGTGGCGCTGGAAGTCAGCACCTGGGGCGACATGGTCAAGCTGATCCTGTGGACCATTCCCCTGGTTGGCGTCCTGGGCATTCTGGTCTGGCGCATCCAGAACATGGGCTACCTGAGTGTTACCGGGGCCACCATCTGCTACGCGGTAATCATCGCCATCGTCTGCTACCAGATCATCCAGATCCTGCGGGTAAACGTGCCTATCCTGAAGAAAGGCGTACCTGAGGACGACAAGTACCCGTTCAACAGCGTCGCCGCGCTAAACAGCACCTACTTTGCCAACTTTGGCGCTGAACTGGCGGTGGTCTCCATGTTGCCGATGTTCTTCGAGGAAACCTGGAGCCTGAGCGCCACAGCTGCAGGCCTCATCGCCGCTTCTTTTGCCTTCGTGAATCTTGTGGCCCGGCCCATGGGTGGTCTGGTGTCTGACCGGCTCGGGAACCGCCGCTTCGTGATGCTCAGCTACATGTTTGGCATTTCCGTGGGCTTCGCCCTGATGGGGCTGATGAACTCCAGCTGGCCGCTGATCATTGCGGTGGGAATTACCGTGTTCACCTCCTTCTTTGTCCAGGGGGCGGAGGGTGCCACCTTCGGCATCATACCCTCGATCAAGCGCCGGCTGACCGGGCAGATTTCCGGCATGGCGGGGGCCTACGGTAACGTGGGAGCGGTGGTTTATCTCACCATCTTCACCTTCGTCACGCCGACCCAGTTCTTCTACATTATCGCCGCGGGCGCCTTTATCAGTTGGGTTCTGTGCGTGATGTGGCTGAAAGAGCCTGAATCCGGCTTTGCCGAGGAGTACCAGGTGTCATCGGTGGATCTTCAGATCGAGGAAGAGGAGCGTCGCCGGCAGGCGGCCGCCACCGCTGGCTGA